Proteins from a genomic interval of Paenibacillus lentus:
- a CDS encoding DUF4870 domain-containing protein gives MSPFKSSTGLYENVAAFLCYLFAFVGGVIFLAVEKRSRFVLFHALQSVMLFAGLMIAHAAAGFLPLIGIVVGLLLNGLGIALWLLLMLTSLQGKWLKLPWIGELAERQLNRM, from the coding sequence ATGTCCCCTTTCAAATCCTCTACGGGTCTATATGAGAATGTAGCCGCATTTTTATGTTATCTGTTCGCATTTGTTGGCGGCGTCATTTTTCTTGCAGTAGAGAAAAGAAGCCGTTTTGTTCTTTTTCACGCGCTGCAATCCGTAATGCTGTTTGCCGGATTAATGATCGCCCATGCTGCCGCCGGATTTCTTCCTTTGATCGGTATTGTAGTGGGTTTGCTCTTGAATGGGCTTGGCATTGCCCTATGGCTTCTTCTAATGCTCACCTCGCTGCAAGGCAAATGGCTTAAGCTCCCCTGGATCGGCGAGCTTGCCGAACGACAGCTTAACCGAATGTGA
- a CDS encoding PadR family transcriptional regulator, protein MTTYSQMLKGILEGCILALMEDKEIYGYELSTLLEQSGLTFVSEGSIYPLLLRMQKEELIYGELRRDGVSGGPPRKYYSLTDQGAEALQRFRRSWNGLRQSVDYVLAKGEHGDEDEGVHRRD, encoded by the coding sequence ATGACCACCTATAGCCAGATGTTGAAGGGCATTTTGGAGGGCTGTATTCTGGCCTTGATGGAGGATAAGGAGATTTATGGTTATGAGTTATCAACACTGCTGGAGCAATCTGGCTTAACGTTTGTCAGCGAAGGAAGCATTTATCCGCTGCTTTTGCGAATGCAGAAGGAGGAGCTGATTTACGGGGAATTGCGCCGGGACGGGGTGTCCGGGGGGCCGCCTCGCAAATATTACAGTTTAACAGATCAAGGGGCCGAGGCCCTGCAGCGATTCCGGAGATCCTGGAATGGACTGCGACAAAGCGTGGATTATGTATTAGCGAAGGGAGAGCATGGGGATGAAGATGAAGGAGTTCATAGAAGAGACTAA